From one Eucalyptus grandis isolate ANBG69807.140 chromosome 9, ASM1654582v1, whole genome shotgun sequence genomic stretch:
- the LOC120288296 gene encoding 18.1 kDa class I heat shock protein-like, whose amino-acid sequence MSVISQLMGNEILDPFLSMVNKCPVLNAPTDWKETPEAHMFIVDLPGLKKDEVKVEVDGDGYLIISGERKVPEDKEAKGGEGKKGEGEGEGEKWHRVERFRGKFSRRFRLPRNAKREGIKACMEDGVLTVIVPKADEKKPEVKRVEIH is encoded by the coding sequence ATGTCTGTGATCTCTCAGCTCATGGGGAACGAGATCCTGGACCCCTTCCTGTCGATGGTCAACAAGTGCCCGGTGCTCAACGCGCCGACCGACTGGAAGGAGACCCCGGAGGCCCACATGTTCATCGTCGACCTCCCGGGGCTGAAGAAGGACGAGGTGAAGGTGGAGGTCGACGGCGACGGGTACCTGATCATCAGCGGAGAGAGGAAGGTGCCGGAGGACAAAGAGGCCAAGGGCGGGGAGGGCAAGAAGGgggagggcgagggcgagggcgagaAGTGGCACAGGGTGGAGCGCTTCCGGGGCAAGTTCTCGAGGCGGTTCAGGCTGCCGAGGAACGCGAAGAGGGAGGGGATCAAGGCGTGCATGGAGGACGGGGTGCTCACCGTGATCGTGCCCAAGGCGGATGAGAAGAAGCCCGAGGTCAAGAGGGTTGAGATCCACTGA